In the genome of Pseudonocardia cypriaca, the window CGGCCTCGAGGGCCGTGAGGGCGCGGCGGGCGTCGCCGGAGGCCAGCCGGACGAGCGCGTCCTCGGCGTCCGGGGTGAGGGTGACCGCGCCGTCGAGACCGCGCTGGTCGGCGACGGCGCGGCGCAGCAGCGACCGCACGTCGTCCTCGGTGAGCGACTGCAACTGCAGCACCAGCGACCGCGACAGCAGCGGCGACACCACCGAGAACGACGGGTTCTCCGTGGTGGCCGCGACGAGCAGCACGAGCCGGTCCTCCACCGCGCCCAGCAGCGCGTCCTGCTGGGTCTTGGAGAAGCGGTGCACCTCGTCGATGAACAGCACGGTCTGCTGGTCGCGGTGGTCGCGGCGGCGGCGGGCGTCGTCGATGACGGCGCGCAGCTCCTTCACCCCGGACGAGAGCGCCGACAGCGCGACGAAGTGGCGGCTGCCCACACCCGCGAGCAGCCGGGCGATCGTGGTCTTGCCGGTGCCGGGCGGGCCGTAGAGCAGCACCGATGCGGCAGCGCCGCCCTCCACAAGGCGGCGCAGCGGGGCGCCGGGGCGCAGCAGGTGGGCCTGCCCGACCACCTCGTCGAGCGTGCGCGGGCGCATCCGGACAGCCAGCGGCGCCGTGGCCCGCGCGCCGGCCTCGTCGACCGGCGGCATCGGGTCCGGCTCTTCCAGCTCGAACAGCCCGTCCGCCTCGGTAGTCATCCCTTCCAGCCTGCCACTCCGGTCCGACAACTTCCGCGGGTGCCTATCGTTCCGGTGTGCGGAAACCGGCCAGGGGGGCGATCGGCTCGGCGTCAGCCGTCCTCGCGCTGGTCCGGCTGCTGGCGCGGCGCGGCTCGGTGACGGTCACCGAGGTCTCGCGGGAGCTGGACGTCGCGGTCTCGACCGCGCACCGGCTGCTCGCCACCTGCGTGCGCGAGGGCTTCGCCCGCCAGGACCACGTCGGCGGGCCGTACACCGTCGGGCCCGCGCTGCACGAGCTCACGCTCGTGGTCGGCTCGAACGCCGTGTCGCTGCGCGACGCGGGCGCCGAGGTGCTCGCCGGGTTGCGCGAGCAGGTCGGCGAGACGGTGAGCCTGGCGATCCTCGAAGGGCACCACACCCGGTTCGTGCAGTCCCTCGAAGGACCGCACTCGGTGCGCGTTAGCTCGCGGCTGGGACTGCTGATGCCCGCGCACTGCACGTCCGGCGGCAAGGCGATGCTCGCCGCGCTCACCCCGGCGGCGCTGCGGAAGCGCTACCCGAGCCAGCACCTGGTGGCCAGCACCCCGCGCTCGATCGTCGACTGGGACGACCTGCAGCGCGAGCTCACCCGGATCCGCCGTCGCGGGTGGGCGGCCAACGTCGGCGAGACCGACCCGTCCGTCGCCGCGCTCGGGGCCGCCGTGCTGCTCGGGACCGGTGAGCCGGCCGCCGCCGTGTGCGTCGCCGCACCGATGGCGCGGCTGGGCACCGCCACCCGGCTGCGCGCGCTGGCACCCGCGGTGATCGAGGCCGCGTCGCTCATCCAGCAGCGGATCCGGGGCAGCTGACCTTTCCACATCGGGGAAAGGCCGTCGCGCGCGCTTGTCGCCGTCCCGTAGACCCGGCTGTGGTGGGGGTCACCACACGAGGGGGTGTCCGCGGATGACCAGGTTCCCGCAGCGGGACGGCGCGAGCGCGTTCGAGGCGCCGATGCGCGTGGAGGCCGACATCGCAGGCCTCGAGGTGGTGCAGGGCGAGGTGCCCGAGCACCTGTCCGGCACCTACTACCGCGTGGTCACCGACCGGCAGTGGCCACCGGCCGTCCTCCCCGACGTACCGACGTTCAACGACGACGGCATGGCCATGTACTTCCGCTTCCACGGCGGCCGGGTCGACTTCCGCAGCCGCTACGTGCGCACACCGCGCTACGAGGCCGAGGCGAAGGCGGGCCGGGCGCTCTTCGGCGCCTACCGCAACCCGCTGACCGACGACCCGTCGGTCGCCGGCATCTCTCGCGGGCTGGGCAACACGAACGTCTTCTACCACGGCGGGAGGCTGTACGCGTCCAAAGAGGACAGCGCTCCGATCCTGCTCGACCCGATGACGCTCGAGACGATCGGCGAGTACACCTTCGAGGGCACGCTCACGTCGCAGACGTGCACCGCGCACCCCAAGATGGATCCGCGCACCGGCGAGATGGTGTTCTTCGGCTACGCCGCCAAGGGCGAGACCACGCCGGACATCGCCTACTACGAGGCCGACCCGGACGGCCGGATCGTCCACGAGACGTGGGTCCGCGCGCCGTACTCGAGCATGGTCCACGACTGGGCCGTCACGCAGAACTTCGTGGTCTTCCCGATCATCCCGATGCGCAGCGAGTACGCCTGGCTCCAGGAGCGGCAGCCGCACTTCCAGTGGGACCCGGACCGGGAGGTGTACCTCGGTGTGCTGCCGCGCAAGGGCGGCGCCGACCAGGTGCGCTGGCTGCGCGGGTCCAACCGGTTCGCGAGCCACATCCTCGGCGCGTGGGACGACGGGCGCCGCATCCACATCGAGACCCCGGTCGGGCAGAGCAACTTCTTCCCGTTCTTCCCGGACGTGACGGGCGCTCCGTACGACCCCGTGCGCGCCCGCGGCCACCTGTCCCGCTGGACGGTCGACATGGGGTCCGACAGCGGGACCTTCACCGAGGAACGGCTCACCGACGTCGCAGGCGAGTTCCCGCGCATGGACGACCGCTTCGAGACGTTGCCCTACCGGCGCGGGTTCCTGGCGCTGAACCACGTGCCCGGCGATCCGCGGCCGGGCGCCGGCTTCCGCTGGATCGGCGCGTTCGACACCACCGGTGCCGCGCCGCCGCAGGTCTTCTACCCCGGCGACGACTGCTCGGTGGCCGAGCCGCTCTTCGTCCCCGGGAACGACGACGCGCCAGAGGGCCACGG includes:
- a CDS encoding replication-associated recombination protein A — its product is MTTEADGLFELEEPDPMPPVDEAGARATAPLAVRMRPRTLDEVVGQAHLLRPGAPLRRLVEGGAAASVLLYGPPGTGKTTIARLLAGVGSRHFVALSALSSGVKELRAVIDDARRRRDHRDQQTVLFIDEVHRFSKTQQDALLGAVEDRLVLLVAATTENPSFSVVSPLLSRSLVLQLQSLTEDDVRSLLRRAVADQRGLDGAVTLTPDAEDALVRLASGDARRALTALEAAADGVTGTGATEIDVPAVERAVTEATVRYDRQGDQHYDVISAFIKSIRGSDPDAALHYLARMLVAGEDPRFIARRLMVHASEDIGLADPTALQAAVAAAQVVQLVGLPECRLALAQATVHLASAPKSNAVITGIDEAMADVRAGAAGAVPPHLRDGHYAGAQKLGNAVGYRYPHGTPDGVLAQQYPPDGLVGRDYYRPTTHGAERALAERLPRLRRVVRGERPG
- a CDS encoding IclR family transcriptional regulator translates to MRKPARGAIGSASAVLALVRLLARRGSVTVTEVSRELDVAVSTAHRLLATCVREGFARQDHVGGPYTVGPALHELTLVVGSNAVSLRDAGAEVLAGLREQVGETVSLAILEGHHTRFVQSLEGPHSVRVSSRLGLLMPAHCTSGGKAMLAALTPAALRKRYPSQHLVASTPRSIVDWDDLQRELTRIRRRGWAANVGETDPSVAALGAAVLLGTGEPAAAVCVAAPMARLGTATRLRALAPAVIEAASLIQQRIRGS
- a CDS encoding carotenoid oxygenase family protein; translation: MTRFPQRDGASAFEAPMRVEADIAGLEVVQGEVPEHLSGTYYRVVTDRQWPPAVLPDVPTFNDDGMAMYFRFHGGRVDFRSRYVRTPRYEAEAKAGRALFGAYRNPLTDDPSVAGISRGLGNTNVFYHGGRLYASKEDSAPILLDPMTLETIGEYTFEGTLTSQTCTAHPKMDPRTGEMVFFGYAAKGETTPDIAYYEADPDGRIVHETWVRAPYSSMVHDWAVTQNFVVFPIIPMRSEYAWLQERQPHFQWDPDREVYLGVLPRKGGADQVRWLRGSNRFASHILGAWDDGRRIHIETPVGQSNFFPFFPDVTGAPYDPVRARGHLSRWTVDMGSDSGTFTEERLTDVAGEFPRMDDRFETLPYRRGFLALNHVPGDPRPGAGFRWIGAFDTTGAAPPQVFYPGDDCSVAEPLFVPGNDDAPEGHGYVFVVVGRHQEMRSDLVILDAQRLDGPPVATVALPIRVRRGLHGNWVSSRELAARTA